From a single Ailuropoda melanoleuca isolate Jingjing chromosome 12, ASM200744v2, whole genome shotgun sequence genomic region:
- the MN1 gene encoding transcriptional activator MN1 — protein sequence MFGLDQFEPQINSRNAGQGERNFNEAGLSMNAHFKAPAFHAGGPPGPVDPAMSALGEPPILSMNMEPYGFHARGHSELHAGGLQAQPVHGFFGGQQPHHGHPGGHHPHQHHPHFGGNFGGPDPGASCLHGGRLLGYGGAAGGLGSQPPFAEGYDHMAESQGPESFGPQRPGNLPDFHSSGASGHAVPAPCLPLDQSPNRAASFHGLPASSGSDSHSLEPRRVANQGAVDSLEYNYPGEAPSGHFDMFSPSDSEGQLPHYAAGRQVPGGSFPGASAMPRAAGMVGLSKMHAQQQQQQHPPPQPQQPQTQQQPQPPPPGLLVRQNSCPPALPRPQQGEAGTPSSGLQDGGPMLPSQHAQFEYPIHRLENRSMHPYSEPVFNMQHPPPQQAPNQRLQHFDAPPYMNVAKRPRFDFPGSAGVDRCASWNGNMHNGALDNHLSPSAYSGLPGEFTPPVPDSFPSGPALQHPAPDHQSLQQQQQQQQQQRQNAALMIKQMASRNQQQRLRQPNLAQLGHPGDVGQGGLVHSGPVGGLAQPNFERESAGAGRLGTFEQQAPHLAQESAWFPGPHPPPPGDLLPRRMGGSGLPADCGPHDPGLAPPPPPANRQATPHSGPGVNSPPSAGGGGGSTGGGSGGGAYPPQPDFQPSQRTSASKLGALSLGSFNKPSSKDNLFGQSCLAALSTACQNMIASLGAPNLNVTFNKKNPPEGKRKLSQNETDGAAVAGNPGSDYFPGGTAPGAPGPGGPSGTSNSGSKASGPPNPPAQGDGTSLSPNYTLESTSGNDGKPVPGGGGRGRGRRKRDSGHVSPGTFFDKYSAAPDSGGAPGVSPGQQQAPGAAVGGSSTSEARGAPTPHEKALTSPSWGKGAELLLGDQPDLMASLDGGAKSDGSSPHVGEFASDEVSTSYANEDEVSSSSDNPPALAKASRSPLVTGSPKLPPRGVGAGEHGPKAPPPPLGLGIMSTSTNTPDSYGGGGTGHPGTPGLEQVRTPTSSSGAPPPDEIHPLEILQAQIQLQRQQFSISEDQPLGLKGGKKGECAVGSSGAQNGDSELGSCCSEAVKSAMSTIDLDSLMAEHSATWYMPSDKALVDGTDDDKTLAPWEKAKPQNPNSKEAHDLPANKASATQPGSHLQCLSVHCTDDVGDAKARASVPTWRSLHSDISNRFGTFVVILAYVF from the exons ATGTTTGGGCTGGACCAATTCGAGCCCCAGATCAACAGCAGGAACGCTGGCCAGGGCGAGAGGAACTTTAACGAGGCCGGACTAAGCATGAATGCCCACTTTAAGGCCCCGGCTTTCCACGCGGGGGGACCCCCTGGCCCGGTGGACCCTGCAATGAGCGCGCTGGGCGAGCCGCCGATCTTGAGCATGAACATGGAGCCTTACGGCTTCCACGCGCGTGGCCACTCGGAGTTGCACGCGGGGGGGCTGCAGGCGCAGCCGGTGCACGGATTCTTTGGAGGCCAGCAGCCGCACCACGGCCACCCGGGAGgccaccacccccaccaacaTCACCCCCACTTTGGGGGCAACTTCGGCGGCCCGGACCCAGGGGCCTCATGCCTGCACGGGGGTCGCCTACTTGGCTACGGCGGCGCCGCCGGCGGCCTGGGCAGCCAGCCGCCCTTCGCGGAGGGTTATGACCACATGGCGGAGAGCCAGGGGCCCGAGAGCTTCGGCCCGCAGCGACCCGGGAACCTCCCGGACTTCCACAGTTCGGGCGCCTCGGGTCATGCGGTGCCTGCCCCGTGCTTGCCGCTGGACCAGAGCCCTAACCGAGCCGCCTCCTTTCACGGCCTGCCCGCCTCCAGCGGCTCCGATTCCCACAGTCTGGAGCCCCGAAGGGTGGCGAACCAGGGAGCCGTCGACTCGCTGGAATACAATTACCCTGGCGAGGCGCCCTCGGGACATTTCGACATGTTTTCGCCCTCCGATTCGGAGGGGCAGCTGCCTCATTATGCGGCGGGGCGCCAGGTTCCCGGGGGCTCTTTCCCTGGTGCTTCGGCCATGCCCAGAGCTGCAGGCATGGTGGGCTTGTCCAAAATGCACGcccagcaacagcagcaacagcaccCCCCGCCGCAGCCGCAGCAGCCCCAGacgcagcagcagccccagccgcCGCCACCCGGGCTTCTGGTCCGACAAAATTCGTGCCCGCCCGCGCTCCCGCGGCCCCAGCAGGGCGAGGCGGGCACGCCCAGCAGCGGCCTGCAGGACGGGGGCCCCATGCTGCCCAGCCAGCACGCACAGTTCGAGTACCCCATCCACCGGCTGGAGAACCGGAGCATGCACCCGTATTCGGAGCCTGTGTTCAACAtgcagcacccccctccccagcaggcgCCCAACCAGCGGCTGCAGCATTTCGACGCGCCCCCATACATGAATGTGGCCAAGAGGCCGCGCTTTGACTTCCCGGGCAGCGCGGGAGTGGACCGCTGCGCTTCGTGGAACGGCAACATGCACAACGGCGCGCTGGACAACCACCTCTCGCCCTCCGCCTATTCGGGCCTACCCGGCGAGTTCACGCCGCCTGTGCCCGACAGCTTCCCCTCAGGGCCAGCCCTGCAGCATCCGGCCCCGGACCACCAGtccctgcagcagcagcagcaacagcagcagcagcagcgccaAAACGCGGCCCTCATGATTAAGCAGATGGCGTCGCGGAATCAGCAGCAGCGGCTGCGGCAGCCCAACCTGGCCCAGCTAGGCCACCCCGGGGACGTGGGCCAGGGCGGCCTGGTACACAGCGGCCCGGTGGGCGGCTTGGCCCAGCCGAACTTTGAGCGCGAAAGCGCGGGCGCGGGGCGCCTGGGCACTTTCGAGCAGCAGGCGCCTCACTTGGCGCAGGAGAGCGCGTGGTTCCCAGGTCCGCACCCGCCGCCGCCGGGGGACCTGCTGCCCCGTAGGATGGGCGGCTCAGGCCTGCCGGCGGACTGCGGCCCGCACGACCCCGGCCTggcgccgccccctccccccg CGAACCGGCAGGCCACGCCGCACAGCGGCCCAGGCGTGAACTCGCCCCCTAGCGCGGGCGGGGGCGGCGGCAGCACGGGCGGCGGCAGCGGAGGGGGCGCCTATCCGCCGCAGCCTGATTTCCAGCCCAGCCAGCGCACCTCGGCCAGTAAGCTGGGCGCGCTGTCGCTGGGCTCCTTCAACAAGCCCAGCTCCAAGGACAACCTGTTCGGTCAGAGCTGCCTGGCTGCACTCTCCACCGCCTGCCAGAACATGATCGCCAGCCTCGGGGCCCCCAACCTCAACGTGACCTTCAACAAGAAGAACCCGCCCgagggcaagaggaaactgagccaGAACGAGACCGACGGCGCGGCTGTGGCCGGTAACCCGGGCTCGGATTACTTTCCCGGAGGGACTGcccctggggccccagggcctGGAGGCCCGTCGGGGACTAGTAACAGCGGCTCCAAAGCCTCAGGGCCGCCCAACCCGCCCGCCCAGGGGGACGGCACCAGCCTCTCCCCAAACTACACCCTGGAGTCAACGTCCGGGAACGACGGCAAGCCGGTCCCCGGGGGCGGCGGCCGGGGACGGGGTCGAAGAAAAAGGGACAGTGGTCACGTGAGCCCCGGGACCTTCTTCGACAAGTACTCGGCGGCGCCAGACAGCGGGGGCGCGCCTGGGGTGAGCCCAGGGCAGCAGCAGGCGCCCGGCGCAGCCGTCGGGGGAAGCTCCACGAGCGAGGCTCGCGGGGCTCCTACGCCTCACGAGAAAGCGCTCACGTCGCCGTCGTGGGGGAAGGGGGCCGAGTTGCTCCTGGGGGACCAGCCCGACCTCATGGCTTCCCTGGACGGCGGGGCCAAGTCGGACGGTAGTTCCCCGCACGTGGGCGAGTTTGCCTCGGACGAGGTGAGCACCAGCTACGCCAACGAGGACGAGGTGTCATCCAGCTCCGACaaccccccagccctggccaaaGCGAGTAGGAGCCCCCTGGTGACAGGCTCGCCCAAACTCCCTCCCCGTGGGGTGGGCGCTGGGGAACACGGACCTAAggcgcccccgcccccgctcggCCTGGGCATCATGTCTACCTCTACCAACACCCCTGACAGCTACGGCGGCGGGGGCACGGGCCATCCTGGCACGCCGGGCCTGGAGCAGGTCCGGACCCCGACGAGCAGCAGCGGTGCACCGCCCCCCGACGAGATCCACCCCCTGGAGATCCTCCAGGCGCAGATTCAGCTGCAGAGGCAGCAGTTCAGCATCTCTGAGGACCAGCCCCTGGGGCTCAAGGGTGGCAAGAAGGGTGAGTGTGCCGTTGGGTCCTCGGGCGCGCAGAATGGTGACAGCGAGCTGGGCAGCTGCTGCTCCGAGGCCGTCAAGAGCGCCATGAGCACCATCGACCTGGACTCGCTGATGGCAGAGCACAGCGCCACCTGGTACATGCCCTCCGACAAGGCCTTGGTGGACGGCACGGACGACGACAAGACGCTGGCACCTTGGGAGAAGGCCAAACCCCAGAACCCCAACAGCAAAGAAG